The following are encoded together in the Deinococcus ruber genome:
- a CDS encoding response regulator transcription factor, which yields MRLLLLEDDPRLRTLIAAGLQETGHSVEQVETAQAGHNLASSGGFDALIFDVRLPEGDDAGFQLAQQLRREGNATPILFLTARADMESRLRGLDVGGDDYLSKPFDFRELRARLSALVRRSVGQASNAVSLPGGFTLQFLRREVTDPAGAALPLTPREFGLLEGFALHPERAYSREELISRVWAGQPEVDSRVVDVYVGNLRRKLGEGVIVTVRGYGYRLGEVGT from the coding sequence ATGCGCCTGCTGCTGCTCGAAGACGATCCCCGCTTACGCACCCTGATTGCGGCGGGCTTACAGGAGACAGGACACAGCGTCGAACAGGTCGAGACGGCTCAAGCTGGTCACAACCTCGCCTCTTCCGGCGGCTTCGATGCCTTGATCTTCGATGTGCGGCTGCCCGAGGGGGACGATGCCGGGTTCCAACTCGCCCAGCAGCTCCGTCGGGAGGGCAACGCGACCCCGATTCTGTTCCTGACGGCCCGCGCGGACATGGAGTCCCGTCTCCGGGGGCTGGACGTCGGCGGTGACGATTACTTGAGTAAACCCTTCGATTTCCGCGAATTGCGTGCTCGTCTGTCGGCGCTGGTGCGGCGTTCGGTCGGACAGGCCAGCAATGCTGTGTCGCTTCCTGGCGGCTTCACCCTCCAGTTTCTCCGGCGGGAAGTCACCGATCCGGCAGGAGCTGCCCTGCCGCTGACGCCGAGGGAATTCGGACTGCTGGAAGGCTTCGCGCTGCACCCTGAGCGGGCCTACTCGCGCGAGGAGCTGATCTCGCGCGTCTGGGCAGGGCAACCGGAGGTCGACAGCCGCGTGGTGGATGTGTATGTCGGCAATCTGCGCCGCAAACTCGGGGAAGGCGTGATCGTGACGGTGCGCGGGTACGGCTACCGGCTGGGCGAGGTGGGAACGTGA